A segment of the Panicum hallii strain FIL2 chromosome 1, PHallii_v3.1, whole genome shotgun sequence genome:
GACCGGGCGTGATCGATCTGCACGGGCCCGTACGTACGTACACCTACGTACGCGCGCCGCGCCACCGCTGAAGCAGCGAAGCGCCAGGCTCCGTTCGCGCATCccggcacgccggcggcggcaggccgTGAGCGTAGGGGAGCCAGCCAGGTGGTGCTAGTAGGGAATGGAGTGTGGTTCAGCCACGAGGAGTCTGTCTCATCTTGAGCCAACAATTAACGGCCGGGCGGGAATCTCGTTGCACCCCAGGCCTCAAATGGGCCGACAACTCGTGCAAaagagattttttttttgagaggaaGGTAGGCTTTTATTTATCGTGCAAAGAGATTCGGCGCGGGCAAAACGCGCTTGAAAGAAAACTTTCGACTTTGAGGGTCGCCACACGGTTCTACAAGGCGCATTAGCCCACGCGTGGCGATTTGAAGTTTTGGAACGACCATTGCCAAGCAACAAGGCCGGCCAATTGGGCCCACCCGATTTGCGGGTGCATGTATGATGGCCCATTAAACAGTTGGGCCATACCCTCGCTCGAGTCCAGTTTTGCCGTCCGAAACAAAAGTTATGGTTTACTACCGGCACGTAACCGTGACACGCTGCACTGTTCCGGTGCGGGACACAGCGGGGGGGACCCACCCGCCCGGCGATGCCATCGTGCGCCACGACCCAGACGACACGCAGTGCGACAGGGGAGCTCCCATCCCCGTCGCACGGAGGGCGCGCGTCCTCCGTGCTCCCGGCGAGAGCGCCACCAACCCAGCTTCAATCCACTCGTGCTCAGCTCATGGGTGGCCTGCTCCAGTATAATATAGTGATGCTCTTTTACTCGTAGGGACGCAGACGCCGCAGCAGCCACCACGGTCGCGTATCTTCCATCCTCAGAGAGTTGATGGAAGGCTTGAAGCTGAATGGGCTCCATATGCTCACTGAGCTCTGACAAGAGATCACCGGGGAGCGTGGTCATCCTCCATGGTACAGTAACTGCCCGCTGCTGCGCCCAAGTGTAGCCTAGCCGTTGAAAAGTGAAACCTTGCTATAACTCATTAACTTGAGTAGTAATATTTGAGTATTTGACCATAAAAAAAAGTATTTGACCACACAGAACCGGCATTCCTCTAGAGGTTGAACTTCACACCACCATGACGACGTAGTGTACAGTGTACTACTCCTACTGTACACTGCATTGGCATATTAGCAGCACCGGAGTGGTGTACGAGTACGTGCGCCCAGTGTGCATCGTGGGCACAGCGCGCACCGACGACAGGCGGGGTAGTGTTGGTAGAATGATCTAGCCAGGTAGAAATGGATCTCGTGTAAAGCTCTAAGAGACTATGTACAAATATTGTACCCATCAAAGGTTTGGATGTAAATTGGCACCCTCCCTCCTCTGTATAAAGGACTCAAAAGGGTTATTGGAAGAAAACTGTCATTTAAAAGCACTCCACACTTATACAGGCAGCCGGCCAGCCCAGCCTGAGCGTCCCGTCCCCGCTCGCCTGACGCCTGGGGCCGTTGTGTCAGTGACCGTCACGGTGTCCCTCTGCGTACCGAGCACACGCCTGCCTTGGCAGCTCAATCGTCCGTTCTGTCCTGTACCGAACTCGACAGTCGGCACGGTCAATACGCCGTAGCAGGTGCAATGCCGTATTTTCCCCTCATTTGCCAGGACTGCTAGTGACTCGAACACCTTTGTTTTGTTTTTCCTTGGAATTTGAAGACTTGTATGTATGGCCAGCCAATGGATTTTGTAATGAGATTCGAGTAATGAGCGTCTTTTGAGCTGCGAGCAACGAAAATATTTTGACCTGGCTGAAAGTCACGGAGAATTTAAAGATTATTACTCACTCTTTTGTTACCTTTGTCATTTGTCAACGCCCAAACGGTAACAACTCGGCAAAAGCGCCGCGTAGCTGCACAGGTTGACTTGTGCGTTTACATGCATGAGTATAATACGGGCGCGGCCGTACGCGGCTCATGTGCCGCCCGTGCCGCTGATAGAATACCGCGACGAGCACTGAGGCTTGGACGTGTACCAAGTGGCGCCCCCGTGCACGTGCTCAGCGCACGAGACGGCCGCGCAGCAAGATTTTTCAGATAGCCTCGCCTCGCTTATGAGAGTACAAGTTATCTTCACCTTTCGgcattccttttcttttctcctgaCCTACGGTGTGAAACTTGACATGACTGTGATCGATGCTGCTCCACCGTACGTGCTCGGTTCCTGAATGTGCCCGGATTCATGGCGCGGTACAAGCTCACTACTAGTACTGTACTGCCCCAATGAAGGATGATACCAAGATCAACGTTTAACTGCTCTCTAATAACTGCATCTAGATGTACTGCTGACTGTTCTACCAGCAGTAGGCCCGGTGGTTATAGGACTTCCGTTTTATTGCTTCATCCACTGCCGCTAGCTGACATTGATTTATTAACCGTGGGATCCGTCAGAAAACACCGGGAGCGTTAGGCTCCATCGGTCGACGGACGTGTACGTCGGTCTCGGCGGAAAGCGAGGCACTTCCCCGGCGGATCGGAGCATATGCTCGCGTGTCTCCGGCGCGCaaagccagccagccagccagccatcCGTCGTCGCCTCATCAGTGCCCTTCGCCTTTCTTTCTATCAGCCTGAGCCGCATGAATCCAGAATTCAGGCTGGGGCTACAGGTAGCTTTGGCTCGGCGTGACCACCGCAAAGCTGCCTGTACCAAGGGAACCCGGGCCTTGCGTAGATTGCAAATCTTTTCAACCGGAGATACTGTAGCGTTTtcatttgtatttgacaaattttatctaatcataaACTAATTAGACTAAAAatattcgtctcgtgatgtacaattaaactatgcaattagttatttttttacatacatttactgctccgtACATGTGtcctaaaattgatgtgatggagagataGTGAAAAAGGTTGGAAGTTGGAGGGGAACTAAACAAGACCCCGGGTTTGGCATGTTAATCTTTTGCCTTGGAGCTGAGCTGGTTAACTTAATTCTTCGGGAGCACGGAGAAGTTTGCCGCGAAATGGAAGAGGCAGTACTACCTTCAATATCTGCCGTGTGATGTGACTGATGGTAGCTTCGCGCCGAAGTTATGGGAGCTCGCCCTTCGCCACGCTGCCTCGATCAGCGGCGAAGTCCAGTGCAGTCAGCACCGGTCATCGGCTGCCGGAGGGGCATGTGAGGGCCACTCGTCTTCCGCCGGCGGTCTGACGCCGCGCAGGAGTGCAGGACTCACGTCGTTTCGACCAGTCGTGTCCGTCTTATTGCTCTGCAGCCTGGCCTGGTCGACGAAATTTCCGCGTTCCGTGCGTCCCACGCCCATACCTGCGCCTGCAGCAGACGAGGGTCGAGTCGCATTGGAGTAGCGGACAGGAAGCAACCGGAACGGGCTGTTAGCTTCCAAGTGTTTCTTCTTGGCTCGTCTGATCATGAAAATACTAGCACTCACTAGCTCCGCGTCCAATACTGGCACTAGCACATAGCCTGGGGTGTGGGTCAGGGTTAAGCTCGGAGTGGACGGCGACTTCCCGAGGCTCGCGTGGGGGGTGCATGGTTCATGTGATTAAACTTCGATCTCCGTTATATCGAATGTTTAATTACTggttagaaatattaaatataaattaattataaaattaattgcacaTATAAAGATTAATTTGTGAGATGAATCTAttgagcctaattagtccatgactTGATAATATGGTGCTACAATAAACATGTActaatgatagattaattaggtttaatggattcCTCTCTGTAAATTAGCCTCCATCtgtataattaattttataattatctTATATTTACTCCTTCTAACTAGCATCCGAATATTCGATATAACAAATACTGAACTTTATTCCCTGCAACCACAACCAAACACGAGATTCGGGGACCGCCGGACCGGCGTCAGCTGACGGCTCCAAATCTACAGCAACATGTCTTCTTGCGTCGCTCAGACCGGCCAGGTACCATCCCATCATCTAGTATTGGTATGGTTTGCCTGTTCGAGTTGCTTGGTTTTCTGAAACTTTGGCATCGAACCCCCACcaccccccaccccacccccgaTAATGCGTTTCACAAGAGGAAAGAAAGTGTTTAGTCTCACGGAACTCCCCAATTAAGGAAGGTCACAAGTCCACCACACACGCCCCATCACTTTCTGGCAGCTTTCTCATTTCGACGTCGATTTAGTTACACACGAACCGTTTGCTATAGGGATCCCACTACTATATGCAGTGCTAACCCTTCCTGTAGCTGCGAGCCTGCGATCATCTTGCCAACGGAGTCACCCAAGCCAAGAGGCCAAGACGCAGCTACCGTCTCAGAACGTCGTAAGACTAACTTCAATAGGCAACATGCAAATGCATATGAAGCAATATAATATCACAAAATGCATGACGCTGGATACTGTGTATTGCAAAACGAATCTCCAAAGGAGCATGCATATTTGACACATATTTTGCACTTGTGGAGAGAGGGAATGTAAAAATACATCCTCTCTCTCCTCAACGCATCTCTGCCAATCGACCAGGGTAATTTTTTTTTACGCGGGAGTCAACTGACGGAGCCCGACGCATGTTCCCCGTTGGAGCTCCTCATTTTTTGCATACCGCATGCATTCACTGTACACGGTACGCACAGTGCCTTTTGCAAATACATTTGCACGAGACCCGTTGAAGTCAGTCTAAAGGAAGACATCTCGGGGAGCCAGAGATACGGCGGGTAAAACGACGTGAAGTAGCCGGCCACCGCCACTGCCAGCCGCTGAAAAACCCTCTGGATCTCTGCCTCTCTGGGCAGAAACTTTCACCGGACCGGCCGGGTTCGGAGTTCGAGGCGCCGAAGCTGCCAAGCCGCAGGCCACTGTTTCGGCCTCGCGGGgcttccccttctccttcctgctcGCGGCGTGGGAATGCACGCAGCTACAGCCGCAGAGCCCCTCCTCCTCACTCCCCAGCACTGGTGGCGCGCACAAGAGTCAAGGCCCAGCGACTCCTCGTCCGCCACAGCCTGCCCAGCCACCACCGGCGCGGGGCCCGCCGCGCAGAGCAggcgcgtcctcctcctccgctgacCCGCCACGCTGTCCCTCCAATTCCACCCCCTCTCGTACCTTGCGTCCGAAGCCTCGGCGCGTCCCGAGCCGGCCCCGCAGCGCTCCGCCCGCCGACACGCGGGCCTCGCCGGGGGCGGCAGGGTCATTTCCGCGCGCGCCACTCCTCCGCGGGACGGCGCGGAAAGGCTCCGCCTGGTCGGGTCGCGGCAGGCCAGcatgcagcccccgagccgcgccgccgctgacCTGCGGGCCGGATGTTTAGCTGGGTCCCGCAGGTCAGTGGATGGGTGGATGGAAGAGCGTGCCCGGGGCCCGCGAGCGGGGGCGTAGCTCTCGTAGGTGGAGGGGAgggggtgtgtgtgtgtgtcgtGTGGGTGTGGGTCAGGTATTTTTTAATCCGCGGCTTTTATTCCGCCATTTAAATAGACCACCGGGGGCACCACGCCCGCGGCTTTGGCtcgcctccacctccacctccacgcCCCATTCCTTTCCActcgcctccctcctctccccccTCCCCACCCACATCTCCACCTCCTCCCTCCATCCATCTCCGTCCTCTCCGGCTTCGGGTGGCTAGCTCACTCCACCAGCCGAGCGGACCTGAGCTGAGCTGCGGTGAGCGGGACGCCATGGACGCCGACGCGGACGAGCTGGCCGCGGACATCATCTGCTCGCTGCGCGGGGCCGACCTGGCCGGGTGGACGCCGCCGTGGTGCAAGCCGGCACCGCGGGAGGGGGAGCTGATCTGGCCCCCGGTGGCGCGGGGGAAGCGCTCGCGCCGCCGGTCCCCGTCAGCGGGCCCCGCGGCGTCGGGGAAGGGGAGGTGGGGCCGCGGCAGCCCGGCGTCGCCGCTCGACTAcagcggcggctcgggctccggctcgggctccggctccggcgggTCCACcagcggcggcgaggacggcggcgggttCTGCTCGCCGGGCCACCGACGCGCGCCGGCGACCAAGGTTCGTGGCCTCAACAGACACGCGCGCACCTCCCTCTCTGCTGCCATCTCTGCgtacgccgccgccgtgctgctTTGGGTTCTTCTCCCTCCCCCACCACcagtgctctctctctctctctctcctatcCCCTGTTCTCTTTCCGAGTTTTCTtttgcccttttcccttttttGGTTAGCGTGACGAAACTGCCCCTACTGGTCAGCGAAAATCCCTTCCCCTCGTCACCCGAGCACCGCCGCCTCCGCTTTCCTTCTCCCTTTCGTCAGTATACTTTCTCCTCAAATCCACACTTCCATTCCATCCACTCATCTCATCTCCCCATTTCTTAAGATTTTCGGTTTGCTTGCTGCGGACGCCAGGTCCCGGCCCACGTCTCGCTTCGCAGATCCGCATTCTCATTCCTCTGTTTTATCCGAAATTTCGCGGATTTTTCTTACGCTGGATTTGCAAAATTGACGAAGAAAATGAGTTTTCCGGCGTCTTTGATGGCGTGCGTGCGCTTCTTTATTCGCCGGTGGTTGACTCCtactcggggggggggggggggcagttCCGGCATGCCGCGGAAGCAGGTGGGTGCGGCCGGAGCTGGGCCTTCCACAGCTCCCGTGCCGCCAGGTTGCCCAAGCTGCCCCCGGGCTTGCTGGCCGAGGTCCCCCCCACGGAGCGCTTCTTTCCCGGGGGCAGTCCGGTCATTTTCGGCCGTCCTTTATCCCCCGGTGCAATTGCTCGTGTGGTGGGAGCGTGGAGGCCGGTGGGGCCGCGCTACCCCCGGGTGGTGGAGAGTGGAGACAGAGTCAAATGCGGGAGTTAAAACGCGGCGCGACGGGGTGGGTGGGGACTGGCgccgggggcgcgcgcgggaCACGTGGGCGACCGCCGGCCGGAGCTGCCGTGTGCGGCTAcggccgcggcggggcggcggggccgacGGCTGTTCGTTCGGGTGGCGCGGAcgcgggccccacctgtcgggtgACCGGCTGGAGTGTGGGGTCCCTTTCCTATGAAGGAGGGGCCTGCGCGTGGGCCCACCCTGCCGCTGGAACGGCGGGGAGGCGTGGGGTTTCCGTTATGGCGTTGCGTCGGATGGCAGTTTGGCCGATGTGTTTCATGCGGCCTTGCCTAACTAAAAATGTGTTCATCCATGGGGGGAATTTTCGGATTACTTTTgcggctggaggaggaagaaaggacaATAATGGGCGGGTGCGTGTCTCATCATGTGGTTCCCCGATCGGTGGGTGGATGGGGGGTATTGATTCTAGCTGGGAGTTAGGAGGATGGGAGAGGAGGGGCGGCCGTGGATTGGGAGCCGTTCCCTAAGCATGCCTGTGTCGTGTCTTTGTTTTCTTTCTGGTATCACTGCTCTGTGATTTGCCCGCGTTCTCTGTTGTTTTCTGCGCGATTCTGAATCCGTGATCTTGTTGGGCAGCTGTTGTGGGAGGTGGGTTCCCGCTCCCAGGTGGCCTGCCTTGTTCATGCCAGCATCGAGTGTGTGTTGTGTTTCGTCGGATATGTGTGTGTTGTGCCAGCATCGATTGGTTATGGACTTATGGATTGCTTCCTTACTCTCACTGCAGGTGGGCTCCATTGGACGGCCGCAGCTGACCTTCCCGACCCCGCCTACATGGGCCACGGGCCAGCGACCTCGGAAGAAATTGGTAAGCTCCTGGCTAGTTCTCACGAGTGATGCACTCAAACACGTCAATCTGCGTATGATTCAGCGTGCCTGATGGGCTGCGCGCGAGGGAGACTCAAAAACTGTTTTTGAAGGGCTGTTTTGCAGTGGAAAAGTAGTATAAGGCTTGCAAACACGCTTTACTGGTCTTAGCATAAGAAAGCCTTGACTAGGTCGGAGGGCCACCCATTCAGAGGGGAAAAAAAGGCTGGTTTAGTGGTTGTTGAACTACGCCTGCACTTGTTTTAGAATAAAGTAGCAGCTGCTATATATCTGTCTGGGGTTTGAAAGGGGGTTGGAGGGAGGGTGAACACAAAGTGGAATCGTAAGGACAAAGCCACAAAAGGCGTACTGGCCGAAAAGATCAACCTCATCATCAAGATGGTCCTGTGACCTAAAAGCCCAAAATTCAGTGCTATAAAATACCGAGTGTGTCCTTCTGCATTCTTGTCCTCGTGGCTTAATTTGGTTTATTGTTTGGATCATGCAGAGGCTTCCGGAGGTCCAGCAACTGGTGCGGTCTCTTACGGTGGAGAATGATAGCCTCCGCGAGGTGATAAATCGTTCTTCACTAAGTTCTTTCAGAGTATTTTAATGGTGGTTTTACTGACTGCAGTATCTTCTTGTTTGGCTATGTGTGCAGGAGATGCGAGCTTTGCAGAGAGCTTGCAAGGCACTGTCAAAAGAAAATGACAAGCTTGAGGTAACATCAACTGTATTAATCTGTTTCTCTTGTTCGCTTGTATCCCAGATTGGTATGTGGGCCACCATATGCTGTCTTGTTGGTGGAATGGCTTATCAAAAGGCTGTCTTGTTTTGGCTTAAAGCATAAGTTAGAGATTTTATATTCCTAATATAAGAGTTGTTTAAGCCGCCAAAGGTAGTGGTCCACATACTCCTGCGATAATTTTTATGTGCATTACTTTGTAAGCTATCAACGGCCAAGATGCTAAACGGTATACAAGGTTGTGGCAAGCATCCTTTTCTCCCACTCATCTGCAATTGGCTGATGAGTAGGGTAAATTATGGGCTATATTGTACGTAGCTTTCTCATGCTTTGAAGAAGAAAAATCTCCTAAGTAAATCTTTGGATCTCAGCTGTAGATGAAAGAGATTGCTAGTAACTCAAAGTCCACCTGTAACTAGTTAGAGTGCTGCAGCCTACCTAAAAGACCGCAACGACATGTTAGTGTGTTTTAAAAAAGGGAGAAAAAAATAGAGAGATCCCAGACCCTGCATTTGTACCAAGAGGCCTTTGCTACATATGTATTTACTACTATCTGATTCTGAACGTTCTGAGCAAAAGATGGCCTAAAGTTTAGTTCATCTAACACTTACATTTCCTTGTATCATGATAATTGGAAATCATGATATATGGATAACTATCAATGACCAGCGATAGCTGTATGGTTATCATCACTCGTGTCCAGTCAAATTTCTTAATGCAAAATTACACCATAAATCTCCTGTTGGACGAATTGACACTCACCAGCGTAGTATCTAGTTGATAAGTCAAGGATTAGGACCATTGTGGCAAGGGTCAACTTTTCTGAATAACCTGTGTTCCTTAAATCCGGAGCTTGACTGACATCTCAGAACAATACATGGACTAATTGATCTGTGGGCCCAGGGTGGCTACAAACGGTCTTACATCTGGAGTAACACGTCAGTTTCTCAGTGGTCAACAATTTGTTGACCATTGGCAAATTCATGCCATTAGTTGTTTGCTGGTTAAAGTAACTATAGAATTACTAATATTTATAATTAGATAAGCCTCAGTTATGGCCACAATAATTTATGAACAGCACATTTCTCCAGATGGAAACTGGGGCACAGCTAAATTGTCAGCCCAATATAGTGTGGTACTTACTTTTATTACTTGCTGTGTTTGTTGTATGCTTTGTTTGTCACTTGCATTGACACCTCATTAACTGCTCCTAATCCTGGCTAGTAGCTGAATTTGTGCTACCCGTATTGATGACTGATGGCACGTGTATGCTAAATTTCAAA
Coding sequences within it:
- the LOC112874890 gene encoding uncharacterized protein LOC112874890 isoform X2, yielding MDADADELAADIICSLRGADLAGWTPPWCKPAPREGELIWPPVARGKRSRRRSPSAGPAASGKGRWGRGSPASPLDYSGGSGSGSGSGSGGSTSGGEDGGGFCSPGHRRAPATKVGSIGRPQLTFPTPPTWATGQRPRKKLRLPEVQQLVRSLTVENDSLREEMRALQRACKALSKENDKLETRLGHSDSPNEITSKDQKGKEQIDEQVAQSTQDSFVLPDLNLPPQDTADVSPVH
- the LOC112874890 gene encoding uncharacterized protein LOC112874890 isoform X1, producing MRELKRGATGWVGTGAGGARGTRGRPPAGAAVCGYGRGGAAGPTAVRSGGADAGPTCRVTGWSVGSLSYEGGACAWAHPAAGTAGRRGVSVMALRRMAVWPMCFMRPCLTKNVFIHGGNFRITFAAGGGRKDNNGRVGSIGRPQLTFPTPPTWATGQRPRKKLRLPEVQQLVRSLTVENDSLREEMRALQRACKALSKENDKLETRLGHSDSPNEITSKDQKGKEQIDEQVAQSTQDSFVLPDLNLPPQDTADVSPVH